The following is a genomic window from Archangium lipolyticum.
TCACGGTGAGATCTCGCGAGCCGGTGATCCTCAGGATCTTCCGTGAATAGAAAGCGCTCACCTGGGTGTGCAGCCCTTCTTCCAGAGGAATGACGTTTTCGGTGTTGTGCAGGGCATGAGGCCCGAATCGCTCCACATTGCCCGGTGTCTGCTCGACGATGTGGTGCCAGTTTTTGCCTGGTCCCGCCGAGCCCAAGGCACTCTTGAGGCCACTGAACGAACCCCAGGACCTGAAACCAGCAGGACTGACTCCCGCTGCGGTTCCTCGTGAGCCTTGGGCCGCAATGGCAACCGCCGTGGCAGGCAGGGAGATGACGACGGTGCTTCCTTCAACGGTTACCGCACTCACCTGTCCCACGTTCGCCAGGTGGAGGCCTACCCGTGAGGCCCCGGCCGCCGCAGCCTCCGTGAAACCGGGCAGCATCGACAGGCGTGAGGCCAGCCACGCGGCGCCCCCGACCATGCCATGACTCACCACCACGGTGACCGCGAGGACGAAGACGCGCGCCACCTCCGGTCCTACTCGGTTGGCGAAGCGATGGCCGGCCTGTTCCAGTTCAACCCACGTCGTGGCCCGGTCGGTGGCCCGCTTCAGTTCCCGGCTTGCGTCCACCACCTCCAGGAAGGTCTCCACTCCCAGGTAGATGAGTAGGACCGCTGAGACGATGGCCGCTGCCTTGGTGAACACCGGCTCGGGATTGGCCGCCAGGACGGCCCAGGTGATGATGCCCGTGGCGATGATGGTGTAGAAGAGCTGGGGCGCCAGGGTCTTCTCCACCGCCCGGGCGATGCTCTCCTTGAGGGGCTCCAGCGACAGGCCCAGAGCAACGCCCAGCTTGTCCCACTCTTCCAGGCCCATCCCGTCGTCGAGCAGGGAGATGCAGTGGTCCCTGCGCTGGCCCGGCCCGCAGAGGCCGCCAAAGCTCTTGCGCATCAGGCGCTGCCATCGGGTGTCAGCACTGTTCCCCGGATGGGAGGCGCGCACCAGCCCGCCTTGCTGAGGAGCACGGAGCGTCAGGGGCACATCCAGCACCAGCCGTGCCAGCGCATCCTCGAATGCTTCCGCGTCCACCTTCATGGACTTGTTCGAGGAGGACGGCCTGTACTCCAGGGACGAGCCCTGCCCTGTGTCGAGGCGAATGACACGTGGCGTGGCGCACGCATTGAGCAGGGCGAGGAGCAGGACCGTGACGCCTAGACGAGTTGCCATGAGACGCTTTCCGGTGCGAGGAGGGCTCCAGTCTACGGAAAGGTCGCCCCAGAGAAGATGACGTTCCGGCCGTCATCTTCATCGTAAGACCTCGCCGCGCCCCGTGGAGGCGAAGGTTGACGCCACGCGCAAGGCGTGAACGTGACGATACAGGCCAGTTGCGGCGTCCAGATGAAATCGGAAGTGGAGTGCACCGCGACGACTCAGCCGGCTGCGGCGTTCACGAGTTGGTGCTGACCCAGCCCATCACGCCAGGATCTCGATTCCGACCAGGACTCCATCCTGGTCGAAGTCGAGCACCACATCGGGGCCCGTGTAGGAGCCCATGAGTTCGGCCAGCCTGATCGACTTCGACATCTCGCAGGCCTCACCGGGGTGACTCGGGAGGCGCAAATAGGCCACGTCCTGATCGTCTTCGGAGACTCGTAGCTCGAAGCGCCCGAGCTTCTTCTTGGAATCCGTCTGCCCCATTACGGCCTCCAGGCCAGGAACTACGGCGTTTCCCCCAGCTCACGGAGCTTGCCGCGTGCAATGTCGTTCAGGGGCTCCTTCTGGAGGATGCGGCGGTAGAGCCGCACCTTCTCGGCCGACTCACGTGCCAGCGCCGCCTCCAAGGAGAGAACCTGCACGTGCTCCGGGTCCAACGCCTGGGCCATGCCGAGCTGCCGACTCGCCTCGCCGTCTTCTCCCATCAGGAAATAGATGAATCCGAATTCAACCCGTGCGAGCAGATCCTCGGGCAACAGCTCCAGGAGTCGTTCATAGGTGGGCACCGATACCTCGGGCTCAGCGTAGAACCTTCCTGCAAGCATCCGGAGTACAGCGGGGTCGGAAACGTGACGGAGCGCATCGCGGAAGGCCCGCTCTGCCTCTGCGCCTCCTGTCTCCAGCACTCGCTTCGCCAGATATTCGAGATGGTCCGTCATGGGGGAATGAAGGCGGTGTTGATGATGATTCGACGTCCGTGTACTTGAACCAGCGAATGAATTCCCAGTTGAAGGCGCCACCGAGGGTGTGATTCGCTATGTCAAGAACGGCCGGTATATTGATCTCGCGTCAGATGGGCGAATCTTGCCTTTCGGGTCTCTCGGTAAGACAAACAAGAAGGGAGGAATCAGATGGATTGGAGGGCAATCGATCTGCATGGTGCCGCGAGCATTTCGCGGGTGGTCAGCATCTTCGAGATTCGCGACATGCGCGGTATTCCATGGACCAAATACAAGATCAAGGTTCTCGAAGAAGGCGCCGGGAGCTTCCTCGCGGTTGCCAATGTGCGTGTAAAAAATGCCAATGGCACTCCCGATGGGGAGGCAGGACTCGGACGGACAGAAGTAGAGGCCCTCCAGGATCTCATCACGAGACTGGGTGAAAGATTGAACTCTCGCACAGACTGGCGAGATGAAGACTTTGATTGGACCGAACCACAGGACTTCTGAGGGACGGGAAGCAACAGCGAACCCCGTGCATGAACATAGACACCCCAGCCTGGCAGCGCCTCCAAAGCCTCCGCTCCTCCAACCGGGAGGGGTGGAGTTCCTACCAGTCCACCATCTACGGGAACGTCACGCCGTCGAGGTTCACGCCCCCAGCTCCAGCTTCTCCCGTCCACAGCTTGAGCGTGTAGGTTCCCCTGGCCTCGCTCTCCTCGGCGTCCAGCTCCACCACGATGCGTTTCGACTTTCCCGGCGGGATGGGCTCCAGGGACCGCACCGTCAGCCCCGTCAGCTCCTCGCGCTTGGAGCCCACCAGGGCCGCCCCCGTGGGCGTCCACGTCACCGTTCCCCCATTGAACAGCTCAAGCTCCACGGCCACCCGGCCCTTTTTGGGTCCAACGGCCCGGTAGCTGATGACGTCCCGTACTTCGAGGGGCTCCCCCGGACGTGAGGTGACGCCCTTGAGCCTCCGGGCAACAACACCCTTTTCGCCGAGCCATCCGTTCTCGATGAGGCCCGTGAGCCCACTCTGGCCGCTGCACTCGGCCTGGAGACGTGCTTTCTCCTCCCGGCACTGCTGGGCCTCGGCTCGGGCCTGCTGCTCTCCCTGTCGGTAGGACGCCAGCGTACGCTCGTGCCGGGACACCTCCACCTGCCGCTCCGCCTGGGACGGGTGGACCACCAGCATGAAGGTGGCACTCGTCGGCGCCCCGTCGTCCTGGAAGTAGACCGTCACCGGCACGCGCTCCGCGTCGTGTAGTGCGTCCGAGGCCACGAGCGTCAGGGATGCCGCTGCCAGCTCCACCCTGCGGAACCGCTCCCGCCCCCCCACTTCCACACGCGCCAGCTTCGCGTCGAAGAGCAAAGTGAGGGACAGCTCCGGCCGGATGCACACCTCCGGTGTTTTGCGGGGGGCGCTCGCGTCCAGCTCGATGTGGCGCGTGCCCGTCTCACAGGTGGGGAGTGGAGCCCGCTCGGTAGCCTCGGCTGGGGCAGCGAGCAGGGCCAGTCCGAGCAGTGCGGTGGAGGACAAGGCGAACACGGAGCGGGAACCTCCACGAAGGCGAGGAAGAGACCGGAGACGTGGGCCTCTAACACACCTTCCTGCCCGGTCATGCGCGAGCCGCGTGGGCTGTCAGCCCGCCAAGCCCCGGCATGGTGCTACTCGAAGCGGTCCACCGCCCTCACGTCCGCGATGGGGTGGACCTTGACGGCTCCTCCGTCAGGCTCGATCTCGATACCGCGCTCTCCGCTGTATTCCCACAGCTCCATGCAGACGGTGAACGTGTCTCCAGCGGGCGTGACGGCCTGGGTGATGCGTCCATAGACGCGCTTCTCCCCGATGCAGAGCTGCCCGGAGAGCCGCGTGCCATTCGGCAGTGCCGTTCGCCCACCCCGGCCCCTGGCATCGGTTCCCACGTCCCAGTCACCTACCAGCACCAAGGAGATGGGGCCGTCCTTCACGGGCACGGGCTCGTTATTGCGGTACTTCTTGCCGGGAAGGTCGACGCTTCCCCTATCCCCCAGGTCCATGCCGAGCTGGCGGGTCATGGTCTCGACAGCACCGGCCGGGCACGCCTGGGGCGCGGGCTCCTTGCGCACCTGCGCACCGGGACACGCCATGTTGGCGGCGGCGGCCACCGCGACCAGCACGTTGGCCCCGTTGGAGCCGTTGCCCTTCTTCTCCTTCTCCGCCTGTGAGCCGGGGGCCTTCTTCTTCATGCGAGTCGTTCCCGAGCTGAGCGTCATGGTGGTGACGGGCGCAGGGGTATCCGCCTTCGAGGGCATTGCGCCTGCGTCAGCTTCGGGCGGCTTCCACGGTGGCGCTACTTCATGGACGTGCGTGGCCCAGGGCATCGGGCCATCGAGGGAGAATTCCGCGGGTAGGGGAAGCGTAGGCGCCGGCTGGACTGGGGTCGGTGTGGACGGCGGCGGGCGAAGCTGGCCGAGGACCTGGCCCACGCCCACCGTGAGTCCCACCACTGCCACGAGGACCGGAAAGGCCCATCGCACTCGGGGGCGAAGAGGAGAGGGAGGAGCGGGTGGCCTGCCCCGCTTGGGCTTCTGCCGGATCCACCTGCGCAGCCACGCCTGGGGGTCCTTGCCCACCAGCTCCGGCGCATCCTCGGTGGTACGTCCGTCCACCGTCCAGCCGTAGCACAGGGGCACCGCCCAGCGCGGGTCCGCCTTCGCCTCCTCCAACAGCTTCTCCAGCGCATCGCACAACGCCTCCGCGTTCGGCACGCGGGCGTGGGGCTCCCTGGCCAACAGGCACAGGCACAGCTCACTCAAGGCCCGGGGCACGCGGGAGTTGCGCACGCTCGGGGGCTTGGGATTGCCCTCGAGAATCTCCCCCAGCAGCTCATTGTCCGGGCCGTTGAAGGGGTACACGTCGGTGGCGAGCACGTAGAGGATGACGCCCAGCGCGTACAGCTCGTCCCTCACCGAGTAGTCGTAGCTCTCCCCCCGCTTGCGGTCCTCGCGCAGGAAGAAGGCCACGGCCTCGGGGCTGCGGTAGCGGAGGTTGGCGGGGGCCAGGGCTCCGGTGACGCGAGGGGCGTTGGGCATGGTGCCCGCGCCGAAGTCCACCAGCACCGGCGCTCCGTCCGTCTCGCGCACCAGCACGTTGTCGCCCTTCAAGTCCCGGTGCTTCACCTCCTGGGCGTGAACCGCCTTCAACGCCCGGGCGAGCGGCAGCAGCTTCTCCACCAGCTCGCGAGCGCACGGGTTGTTGTCCCGGGCCCACTGATAGAGCGTCACTCCCGGCACGTACTCCATGACGAGCACCAGGTACTCGGGTTTCTCCTCGGGCCATTTGAAGTGACTGAGCAGCTTTACCACGTGGGGGAACTCGTGGCGGAGCATGATGAACAGCTCGCGCCAGCCCCACTCCCCCACGCTCTCCAGATGGATGAACTTGAGGGCGCACGGGCCACCGTCGCGCCACGCGAGGAACACCTTGCCGAAACCACCAGCTCCCAGCTTCTTCTCGATGCGGTAGCCGCTCACCACCGAGCCCGGCCGCACCACGTCCTCCAGCGTGGGCTTCATGGTGCCCCTCCAGCGGCACCCGCCAGTAACTGTGGAAGTCCGGTCATGCGCTCAACCTCGGAAGTGGTGAGGCTACCAGAACCCGGGGCCTCCCAGGCTCGGGGATGGACCCGGTGGAAGCGCGACGTGCCCGGCTGGTCCGTGAGCCCGGCTTCATTGCGTAGGGTGAGCACCCCAAGACGGGGCCTCGCCCCTCTCCGAGTGCGAGCGCCTCGGTCTGGCGTTTCTGCCCTACTTCCCGCCGGCGAACGGATTGCTCACGGGCAAGTACCGGAAAGGGCAGCCGCCGCCCAGCCGGGAGGCACATCTCGGAGAGTGGGTACTTCGCGAAGTTCCTCAACGAGCCGTGGCGTCCGTGATCGCGGGAGCGACCTCGCCCGCGCAGGTGAAGTCCAACGCCGCCGCCGCGGGCTGGAAGCTCACGGCAGAGGAGCTCGCCGAAGTCGACCGGCTCCTGTCTCCTCCGTAGTGGGCTCCCGCCACTGCGGTCAGCGAAGCGTTACTCGAGCGTCTCCAGGCCCGTCCATTCGCCCTCGTCGTCCGACTCCCAACCGCGTCGACTCCATTGACCGTCACGCCACTCCATTGCCAGATGACATTTGCCCTGTTCTGCGACGCGTCGTTTATCGACGAAGAAGAATACGAGCGCCCAAACTGCCACGTCACCATCATCCTTCCGGGTCGTCAGTAGCTTCACGACGAGTTCGATGATGATTCCCGGGTGCGGCGGCCCGACGACTCCCTCGAGCGTCGCGGACGCAGCGTCGACCTCGAGGCTCTCGCTCCCTTCGACGAGCCGCAGTTGGCAGCCGAGGAACACCGATAGGGAGCGGATCCATTCGACGTGCTCCGACCAGACGTCGGCAGTCTTCATCGTTCGAAAGCTCCCTTCAGGTCAGCCATGACTCACCGCAGCCTCTCATAGGGACCACCATTGGGCACCGGATTGGCCGGCTTCCCCGTTCCGCGTTGGATTGGACGGCCTTTATTGTCCTTCGTCGCAAGTTTACCAAACGCGGTGATCACACGCGCCGGATCGCCTGGTTCAGTGATGACCGTCGTCCCGTCGCGGTGGTAGCGGTCGACTGGGCGCCCGTTGGCATTGAGCCCGCGGTGCACCGTGGTCTTCGGATCATTGATGATGTCCGCTTGATCTTGCCGGCTCACGCCGTGGGCGTCAGGATGCCCGGGACGACCATCGGGACCGTGTGGTCGGGTGCCCTTGATGTCCTTGGCATCGACCTTCGCTCCATCCGGTGCGGCGCGAACCCGCGTTGAAGGAGGCCCTGAGCGCTGCGAATTGGCTACGGCCAACATGGCCTGCCGCGCCCTTGGCACGTTGCCCCTGGCTTCATGGAGTGCCGCCGCCCCGGCCTCACCCCACTCTGCAACGAGGAGTCCAGCCTCCCTCTGTGCCTGAAGGTACCGGGTCAAGTCGTGAAGCGCATTGACCCCGAGCCGCTCCCCCAGCCGATCCACTACCGCCTTCAGTCCCTCCACGTCGAGCGCGGGCACTCGAGGTCGCCGCACTCCACCCCACCCGGCTGCCTTGGCCTCGGAGAGGTAGCGCACTCCCTTGCCGCCCGCGTACAGGCCCACCATCAGCGCCGAGGGCGCCAGTTCCCGCGCGGCCTGCTCGTAGCACCTCCGCGGCCCGGGCATCCATCGGCCCCAGCGCGCCGAGCCTCACGGCATTCCAGTCGTCTAACGCCTCCACCAGCCGGGGCATGTCCACCCGGCGCTGCAACGCGAGGAACTCCGCGGGCGAGGAACACCTGAAAAAGGGAGCCAGCAGTTCTTCATCCCACCACGAGGAGTAGGCCGGCCAGCCGTCCGGCACGGCCTGCCCCCCGCATGAGGGCGGGCCTCGAGGGGAAGGCTGCACGCCAGCCGCCTGGCGCAGGGCCATCTCCTCCGCGCTCACCATGGCTACGTCCGTGCCCACCACGGGCGCGCTGTGGCGGCGCCGCAGCCGCACCCGCGGTCTCTTCTCCCACGTCGTGGCACCGGAGTGTGTCTGGGCCGAGTGGGCCCCTGTCGCCGACTCCTCTCGCAACACCTCGGCAGAGCCGTGAGGAGCGCGCGCCCTGGGCAGCGGAGGCAGCGTGGCGCAGCCCGTGGAGAAGAGGACTGCGGCCATCCACAACACCACCCACCTGGACCTCCGCGCTTCACCGCGCATCGTCCACCCCCAAGTCCAAGGAAGCGAAGGCCTCCGGCCAGGAACTACGGCGTTTCCCCCAGCTCACGATGGGGGAATTCTGGCACCCCAATATCGCACATCCCACACCCGGCGCGGCCCGGTCCCCCAGATTCAGAATCTCTTAAGAACTCACCGCTACAACCCCCCTGAGAGAGTTCGCTCAAGGGGTAGTGAATGCGACGATTCGCCGTCAAATGGCTGTGTCTCGGTGTGAGTTGCTCCATCCTGGCGCTCGGCGCCTGCAACGGAGACTCGGGCACCGGCACGGATGATGGAGGGACCACCACGACGGACTGCTCGACCGCCACGACGCACATCGAGCAGGTGGTCTGCGCGTCCAATGCCTTCCTCGCCACGCTGACGGAGGAGCAGAAAGCCTCGGTCGTCTACGCCTGGACGAACCAGGTGGCGAAGACGTACTGGTCCAACCTGCCCGGCGTCACGCGCAATGGCCTGAAGTGGGGCACGCTGAGCGCCGAGAGCAAGGAGGCCGCGCTGAAGCTCGCCGCCCTGGTCCTCACCCCCGAGGGTTACGCGGACATGACGGGCGTGTTCGCGGCGGATGACTATCTCGACACGCAGGGCGGTGGCACCGGCGGCGATGGTGGCTTCGGCGGCCCTCCTCCCGGGAGCGATGGTGGCTTCGGCGGCCCTCCGCCTGGCCGTGACGGCGGCATGGGCGGCGTCGTGCTCGACTACTCGTCGGACAATTACATCATCGCGTTCATCGGGACGCCGTCCACGACGGGCAGCTGGATGCTCCAGATTGGCGGCCACCACATGGCCTACAACGTGACGTACCTCAACGGCACGGGCTACCCGACGCCCAACCACCTCGGCGCCGAGCCCAAGGCGCCCTTCACCCTCAACGGCGAAACCTACGCGCCGGTCGCGGACGAGGGCGACGCGCTGGTGGCCCTCTACAACTCCCTGAGCGCCGAGCAGCTCGACGCCGCCTACCTGCCGGGGACCTTCTCCGACGTCGTGCTCGGGCCCGTGGAGTTCGGGACGGGCAGCTATTCGAAGGTCGTCTTCCCGGCCCAGGCCGGCGTGCTCGTCTCCACCCTCTCCGAGAGCCAGCAGGCGCTGGTGACGGCGGCCATCAAGAAGTGGGTGAGCGACTTCGCGCCCGCGGTCTCCGACCCGCTCGTGGCGGCGTACACCTCGCCGGACGCCTACGCCCACACCTACGTGGCCTGGGGCGGCACGAAGTCCGCGGGCGTCAACGTGGACGTCAGCGGCACGTACATGCGCATCGACGGGCCCCGCGTCTGGATCGAGGTGGCGTGCCAACAGGGCGCCGTCATCAGGAACCAGACGCACTACCACACCATCTACCGTGACAAGCAGACGGACTACGGGAACCAGCTGACGCCATGAGCACCGCCCCCGCCAGGAGAATGAAGAAGGGTTGGGCATGGACGCTGGGCCTCGCCGTGCTCCTGGCGGGGGAGTCCGCCCGCGCGCACCTCGCACGCAACACGGCCGTGCTCCTCGACATCGGGGAGCGCTCCGTGGAGGCCGAGGTCCAGATGCCCCTGGACCAGCTCGCGCTCGCGCTGACGCAGTCGTTCGACGCGGTGCCCGCCGACGTCATCCGCGAGCGGGCCGCGGAGCTTCCGGCCTACGTCCGGGAGCACCTGAAGGCGAGCACGCCCAATGGCCGGCCCTTCGAGGTCGAGGTCGGCACCGTGGGCGTGCAGCGCGTGGAGGATGGGGACTGCCTCGTGGCGCACGTCACGCTGCGGGCGCCCCCGGGAGCCTCGGCGCGCGCCTTCACGCTCACCGACACACTGGTGCTGCACCAGGTGATGAACCACCGGGCCCTCGTGTCGGTGCGGCGCGACTTCCACACCGGCCTCTTTGGCGAGGACCTGGAGATGGTGGGCGCGGCGAGCGCGCAGACGCCATCGCTCCTCATCGACCGGATGCACGGTTCGTTGTGGACGGGCTTCCGGGCCGTCTTCCACCTCGGCCTGCGCCACATCGCCGAGGGGACGGACCATCTGCTGTTCCTGCTCGTGCTGCTGCTGCCCGCGCCGCTGCTCGCGCGCGGGGGCCGGTGGCGGGAGCCGGACCAGTTGGGCGCGAGTCTCAAGCGTGTCCTCGGCGTGGTGACGGCCTTCACCGTGGGCCACTCACTCACGCTGGCCGCCGCCGCCGTGGGGGCGCTGCGCCCGCCGAGCCAGCCCGTGGAGGTGCTCATCGCGGTGAGCATCCTCGTGTCCGCCGTGCACGCGGTGCGCCCGCTCTTCCCGGGCCGGGAGCACCTCGTGGCGGCCGGGTTCGGGCTCGTGCACGGGCTCGCGTTCGCCACGGTGCTCGCGGGCATGGGGTTCGACTCGGGCGCGCTGGCGATGAGCATCCTGGGCTTCAACCTGGGCATCGAGGCCATGCAGGCCGCGGTGGTACTGCTCGTCCTGCCCTGGCTCCTGCTGTGGAGCCATGCGTCCGGCTTCACCGTGCTGCGCATCGGCGGCGCGGCCGTGGGCGGCGCCGCCGCGTGCGGCTGGGTGCTCGAACGGGCGCTGGGCGTGAGCACGCCACTCGGGCCGTGGGTCGAGGCCGCTTCGGGGCATGCCTGGGTGGGGCTCGTCGTCCTCGCGGCCGTGGCGCTGGCGATGTCCAGGCGCAGCCGGAGGGCGGCCCTCGGGTAGCGGAAAAAGCCATTCGCGGCGGTCCGCCCCTCTCATGCGCGAGGAGCGGATATCTTCACTCCTCAATAGAGCAACCCGTCCACTGGTTGCAGGGGGGAGGGCAGCTCGGTCTCCCCGAGCATCTGTCTCAGGTTGATCTCGATGGTGCGGCAGAGCGCCGTCATGGGCGTGTCGCTGACCCCATCCTCGAAGGGGGTCTCCACGTCGCGCCCCACCGAGTCCATGGCGATGAAGAGGAA
Proteins encoded in this region:
- the sitA5 gene encoding SitA5 family polymorphic toxin; amino-acid sequence: MATRLGVTVLLLALLNACATPRVIRLDTGQGSSLEYRPSSSNKSMKVDAEAFEDALARLVLDVPLTLRAPQQGGLVRASHPGNSADTRWQRLMRKSFGGLCGPGQRRDHCISLLDDGMGLEEWDKLGVALGLSLEPLKESIARAVEKTLAPQLFYTIIATGIITWAVLAANPEPVFTKAAAIVSAVLLIYLGVETFLEVVDASRELKRATDRATTWVELEQAGHRFANRVGPEVARVFVLAVTVVVSHGMVGGAAWLASRLSMLPGFTEAAAAGASRVGLHLANVGQVSAVTVEGSTVVISLPATAVAIAAQGSRGTAAGVSPAGFRSWGSFSGLKSALGSAGPGKNWHHIVEQTPGNVERFGPHALHNTENVIPLEEGLHTQVSAFYSRKILRITGSRDLTVRQWLSTQSYEAQRAFGLQAIENIKNGVW
- a CDS encoding DUF2283 domain-containing protein; translated protein: MGQTDSKKKLGRFELRVSEDDQDVAYLRLPSHPGEACEMSKSIRLAELMGSYTGPDVVLDFDQDGVLVGIEILA
- a CDS encoding tetratricopeptide repeat protein, whose translation is MTDHLEYLAKRVLETGGAEAERAFRDALRHVSDPAVLRMLAGRFYAEPEVSVPTYERLLELLPEDLLARVEFGFIYFLMGEDGEASRQLGMAQALDPEHVQVLSLEAALARESAEKVRLYRRILQKEPLNDIARGKLRELGETP
- a CDS encoding DUF2381 family protein — its product is MFALSSTALLGLALLAAPAEATERAPLPTCETGTRHIELDASAPRKTPEVCIRPELSLTLLFDAKLARVEVGGRERFRRVELAAASLTLVASDALHDAERVPVTVYFQDDGAPTSATFMLVVHPSQAERQVEVSRHERTLASYRQGEQQARAEAQQCREEKARLQAECSGQSGLTGLIENGWLGEKGVVARRLKGVTSRPGEPLEVRDVISYRAVGPKKGRVAVELELFNGGTVTWTPTGAALVGSKREELTGLTVRSLEPIPPGKSKRIVVELDAEESEARGTYTLKLWTGEAGAGGVNLDGVTFP
- a CDS encoding serine/threonine protein kinase produces the protein MKPTLEDVVRPGSVVSGYRIEKKLGAGGFGKVFLAWRDGGPCALKFIHLESVGEWGWRELFIMLRHEFPHVVKLLSHFKWPEEKPEYLVLVMEYVPGVTLYQWARDNNPCARELVEKLLPLARALKAVHAQEVKHRDLKGDNVLVRETDGAPVLVDFGAGTMPNAPRVTGALAPANLRYRSPEAVAFFLREDRKRGESYDYSVRDELYALGVILYVLATDVYPFNGPDNELLGEILEGNPKPPSVRNSRVPRALSELCLCLLAREPHARVPNAEALCDALEKLLEEAKADPRWAVPLCYGWTVDGRTTEDAPELVGKDPQAWLRRWIRQKPKRGRPPAPPSPLRPRVRWAFPVLVAVVGLTVGVGQVLGQLRPPPSTPTPVQPAPTLPLPAEFSLDGPMPWATHVHEVAPPWKPPEADAGAMPSKADTPAPVTTMTLSSGTTRMKKKAPGSQAEKEKKGNGSNGANVLVAVAAAANMACPGAQVRKEPAPQACPAGAVETMTRQLGMDLGDRGSVDLPGKKYRNNEPVPVKDGPISLVLVGDWDVGTDARGRGGRTALPNGTRLSGQLCIGEKRVYGRITQAVTPAGDTFTVCMELWEYSGERGIEIEPDGGAVKVHPIADVRAVDRFE
- a CDS encoding DUF3500 domain-containing protein; this translates as MRRFAVKWLCLGVSCSILALGACNGDSGTGTDDGGTTTTDCSTATTHIEQVVCASNAFLATLTEEQKASVVYAWTNQVAKTYWSNLPGVTRNGLKWGTLSAESKEAALKLAALVLTPEGYADMTGVFAADDYLDTQGGGTGGDGGFGGPPPGSDGGFGGPPPGRDGGMGGVVLDYSSDNYIIAFIGTPSTTGSWMLQIGGHHMAYNVTYLNGTGYPTPNHLGAEPKAPFTLNGETYAPVADEGDALVALYNSLSAEQLDAAYLPGTFSDVVLGPVEFGTGSYSKVVFPAQAGVLVSTLSESQQALVTAAIKKWVSDFAPAVSDPLVAAYTSPDAYAHTYVAWGGTKSAGVNVDVSGTYMRIDGPRVWIEVACQQGAVIRNQTHYHTIYRDKQTDYGNQLTP
- a CDS encoding HupE/UreJ family protein, coding for MKKGWAWTLGLAVLLAGESARAHLARNTAVLLDIGERSVEAEVQMPLDQLALALTQSFDAVPADVIRERAAELPAYVREHLKASTPNGRPFEVEVGTVGVQRVEDGDCLVAHVTLRAPPGASARAFTLTDTLVLHQVMNHRALVSVRRDFHTGLFGEDLEMVGAASAQTPSLLIDRMHGSLWTGFRAVFHLGLRHIAEGTDHLLFLLVLLLPAPLLARGGRWREPDQLGASLKRVLGVVTAFTVGHSLTLAAAAVGALRPPSQPVEVLIAVSILVSAVHAVRPLFPGREHLVAAGFGLVHGLAFATVLAGMGFDSGALAMSILGFNLGIEAMQAAVVLLVLPWLLLWSHASGFTVLRIGGAAVGGAAACGWVLERALGVSTPLGPWVEAASGHAWVGLVVLAAVALAMSRRSRRAALG